The sequence TTACAAGGCCAAGTTTAAGTGTGTCACGGACTTCAATCAAGGAGCGCCAAACTTGAGATGGGTTCCTTCCCAGCTCGGCATCAAGGATCGATGATGTGGGGTAGTAAACAGCCTTGAGGATTCGCGCGCTTAGGGAGTCTGGTTCCTGAAGGAGTCGCCAGGCTTGCCGCGCAAGCAAGGCTAGATTAAAGAGCTCGATGTCACGGAAGCCCATGCCTCCCATGAATTTTGGCTGTGTCATCACTTCCCAGGAGACCCAAGCCGTTTTCCTCTCGCCCTTCTTGgatccccaccaaaatttcctcAAGATGCCATTTATTTGTTGGCATAGACCCTGTGGAAGCTTGAAGCAGGCCATGGAATATGTTGGGATTGCTTGTGCCACGGACTTGATGAGCACCTCTTTCCCTCCAATCGAAAGTGTCTTCTCCATCCACCCTTGTACCTGCTTCCATATCCTGTCTTTCAGATATTTAAAAGAGCCCTCCTTTGCTCTTCCCACATCGGCTGGGAGCCCGAGATACTTCTCGGAGAGCTTCTCATTTTGTACTTGGAGGAGTTGTTTGACTTCTTGCCGCGAGGACTCGGAGCAGCCCTTGCTGAAGAAAATGGAGGATTTCTCCTTGTTGATGCGCTGCCCTGAAGCTGCACAGTACTTTTGGAGAAGGGTATCCACTCCATCGGCCATCTCCGGGGTGGCATTGAAAAATAGGAGACTATCATCTGTGAACAACAAGTGATTTACCTGTGGTGCGCCAGTCGCTACTGTAATACCATCCACCCTTTCGTCGGCTCTGGTGGATTTCAGGAGACATGAGAGCCCCTCAGCAGCCAATAGGAATAGGTATGGGGATATGGGGCAGCCCTGTCTGAGGCCGCGGGAGGGCCTGAATTCCTCTTGTTTGTCTCCATTAAAGATGACCGAAAAGGAAACAGAAGTGATGCATCTCATTACCGTGTTTGTGAAGCGTGGGCTTATACCCAATTTAAGCATAACTCTCTCCAAATAGTGCCACTCAAGCCTATCgtaggccttcatcatatccagcttTAATGCACAAAACTTGTTGCCCTTCAGCTTCCTTGTTTTCATATAATGCAAACACTCATACGCTGATATGAAGTTGTCTGTGATAAGGCGGCCCGGAACAAATGCTGATTGTTCTTCAGAGATGACCTGGGGGAGGATGATCTTGAGCCGGTTTGCCAGTGCCTTGGATGCAATCTTGTAGATCACGTTGCAGAGGCTTATCGGCCGGAACTGTGCTAAAGTTTTTGGGCTAGCAATCTTGGGAATTAAGACAATGAACGTTTTGTTGATCTCCTCCGGGGAATCTTCTCCATTAAGAACACGAAGCACCATAGCAGTTACCTCGTCACCGCACAACTCCCAGTGTCGTTGGAAAAAGTGTGCAGGGAAACCATCGGGCCCTGGAGCCTTGGTCAGGAACATCTGAAACAAAGCAGTTTTTACCTCTGAATTGGTGTACTGAGCATCCAGTGAGGCATTCATGGAAGCATGCACTCTCGATGGTATATGCGAAAGGACTTCCTCAATGCCCACCGTTTCTTCTGAGGCATATAGATTACTGTCAAAAGATGTGGCCATATCCGCCATCTCCTGTTCATTTGAGCAGGTAGAGCCATCTGGCTTTTGCAACCCCACTATGCGATTCTTAGCTCTCCGTGCGCTAGCCTTTTGGTGGAAAAACTGGGTGTTACTGTCTCCTTCAGCTAGCCATTGGATCCTGGCCCGCTGACGCCACATAATTTCTTCCCTCAAACAAAGTTCCACCATGCATGTTTCCACCTGCTTCTCTTCAGCCGACGGACCCGTTCGGTTGGGTTGTGAACGTAGCTCCTCGAGCTTCTTACGGAGTCGGCGAAGTTCAGCCCGGACTACACCGAAAGAGGAGTGTCCCCATCGTTGCAGCCTGCCAGCGACCGATGCCAACTTATCGGATAGTTCTGTGACAGTATGTGCTTTCTCCATTGAGTTCCAGGCCTCGTTGAGCACATCTCCAAAACGGGCATCCCGTTCCCACATACACTCATAGCGGAAGCGCTTCTGTTTTGCACGAACGCATGTATCATCCAGGTTAGTCTGCAGGAGGATCGGGGAGTGATCCGACTTGGCGGCGGTAAGATGCTCAACTGAGGCGAACGGGAAAAGGCTGGACCAGCAAGGAGAGGCCAAAGCTCTATCCAGACGAACACGACAGAAATATCCCCCGGCTACCTTCTTCTCCCATGTCCAGTCCAAGCCGCGGTACCCCAAGTCCGCGAGACCACAAACATCAGCTGCTTCACGAAAAGCTTCGATCTGGGAGCTGTCACGCTCATTTGGGCCATGTTGTTCTTCAGGCCGCAAGATCTCGTTAAAATCCCCGATGCACATCCACGGGAGGGTACTTTCCCCTCTTAACCGCTTCATAGTATTCCAAGTTTTGTAGCGCAAGTTTCTGGTTGCTTCTCCATAGAAGCAAGTCAACCTCCATTGCTCCTTTCCAGCCTCCGTTACCCAGGAGTCGACATGATACTCGGAAAAGTTTTTTATTGCAACATCCAAAGAGTTCTTCCAGAAGATACAAAGGCCTCCACTGCGACCGCTACTCCCTACTCCAAAGCTGAAATCAAAACCTAACGACACACGGAGACCTTCCATACGGCTTTTCTGTAGCTGAGTCTCAACTAAACATAAAATAGATGGCGAGCTAATCTCCACGAGGTCGCGGAGCTCACGAACTGTCGCGGGGTCGCCTATCCCGCGGCAGTTCCAGCTTAAGATTTTCATTGGGCCTGGCGGCGCTCCGCGTCGGAGCCCGCCAATAAGGCCATCTTGTTGGTGTTCTGCTTCTTTGGTGAAGATGTTGTTTTCGCCTTTTTTGCTTCTCTAGGGGATACGTAATTTGCTGGTAGTGGAGGGGTGGGAACCAAAGCCTGGCTATGATCACCTGTCATGCCCACTTCAGATTCATGTGATTGCTTGTCTCCGCCGGGAGTCTCAGTGTTTTGGTCAAAAACCAGGCTCCTACGTGCTCCCATCGTCTCATTTTGCATAGTTTCCGCAGCATTTGTTGGTTTCAGAGGGCTTGTGACATCATCTTCTACCTCCTCGGCATCCGAGTTCAGGCCCGCCTCCTGTGACGAACGTTTACGTACTGGGGAGGGTTGGCGCGGCTATGCCCCACGTCCTGATCTCCCTCTGCCCCGACCTCCGAACCTGCCCCCGAGGGGCTCGGCCTCCTTGCTGCTCCTGCGGAGTCTCTCTGCGCTGCGCTAGCATCCAACCACCCCATTGCTTGTCTTTTGCCTCCCAAACTCCATCACCACATTCCTCGTGGTTGTGACCCATGAGACCGCAGATCTGGCAAAAATATGGTATCTTCTCATACTTGACTTGTAAAAGTTTCCTGCCCTCGCCCGTCACAGTCAGCGGGATCACCCTCGTCAAGGGTTTACTGACCAAAATCCTCGCACGAACCCGAACGTAGTCACCTTCATAGAAAAGCCTAGGTGAGAGCTGTGTTTCCTTAACTCGGCCAATGCGCCGGGCTAATTGATCAACCACTTCTATCTTGCGATACAATTCAGGTATGCCGTGGATCTGTGCCCAAACGTACAAGCCATCAAAGACGAAGGATTCAGGATCCTGCTTGCCATCATAATCCTCGATGAGCATGCCCATCCCTCGGAACAGCCAGGGTCCCCCATGAACTACTTTTTTCCAGTCTCCCAAGcaaaacatctggaagatgtaaagATTTTCTCCCGCTTCTCTATACTTTGGCACTTGAGCTAATCCCCAGATGGATTTCATCGTCTCGAACATCGACGATGAACTGAACTGTCGGGTCGTGTTGACCTTCCCAATTGCTAGCCAGCGCGCATCTGCCGCATACTTCTTCGTATCCTCTTCCCCCACGATCACGTCGTCCAACTCATCATCCTTGAAATCTAGGTGCTACAACATCTCCTCCAGCTTCTTCCCCGACCAGCCCGCGGAAGACGAACCCGCCTCGGCCGCCATCTAGGGTTTATCCTCGGGAGCCGCACGCCGAAATCACAAAACCGACCAGAGACCCTAGCCGATCGCTTCTTCCCCTCGCCAGCACCCGGACGGGCTTGGGAGGAGATCAGATCGGCGGTAGATGTAGAACTCTAGGCGGCGATGAGAGTCGCCGCCAGAGGCGAAAAAACCCTAAACACGAGGGTAGTAACACCACACATTCCGTGGCTTGAGCCTGTGTCTAGGAAAACCCTGATTTGGCCGTTCCTCCTCAGTGGGCTCTCGGCCTCTTGAACGCATAAGATATTGAAGAAAACAACCCATATGGAAGTCCATTTACAGATGCTATGCAATCGGGCTGGTGGGATGCCTGTTCGCAAGAAATTAGGAAGCGCCAATCCATTTGCCGTGGTAGGCAAAACAACTTATTTATTGTAGCAACATTTTATCTGGCATCACATGAAAGGAACTACGCCAAATGTCTTTTCGAACGAAAAACTAAAACACGACTACCCAACTGACGGGAATGACAACAGTAAGATGCCGCGTCATTTGACGTCTTCTCTTTACTGCAATGACAATTCACATAGCGCCACAGGATAAAGAAATGCGTCATGTGGCATGGCGTTTGAGGTTTTGGTTGAACACCTGTTCAATTGGCATGTTAGGAGGTGATTGAGCGGCCTGACATGATGCTAGAGTGCATGAGAATCCTGATAACAACAACGGGCTCCCAGTCATAACTAACACGCTCTGATGTGTGACGTTAGGCGTGACAAGCAGGTCATGACTAGCAATATGACGCGCCCAACCAATGTCATGTAGAAAAGGAGAATAACGACAGTGGAAGGCAGAAAGTCAAACATACCTAACCATTACACGAGTAATGTGCAGAAGACCCGCCTAACTGTTAGGCATGACTGGAAGGGGGCAGATGTGCAAATAAGTTCTCTCGTGGGCCAGTGGTGTGCTTAAGTCCAAAAGACGCTATTTAGGAGAATAAATATTCCTACTATAGGCGAATGTCATGTTACCTTGGATCAATATTTCTACATTTACGCGGCCACGCCTCTAGAGAAGAGATACCGACAAGGACCGGGAACATCGTCGAGAGCAGGAAGGGAGCCCCTCCCCCAGGATGAGTGATGCTTACTAGTCCCTGGTGCACGCAGGTAGGGGTGCAGCGGATGCATCTGCGTTGTCCAGGATATCAAAAGGTAAATAAATTATTGTTAATTTGATAATTGTGGTAATGCAAAAACAATCGACACAGATGGACATGGACTTCGCAGACGTGTCAGCCCACATTCGTACACACGGGTGACCGGGAGGGGAACGTCTCTTTTTGGGTTCCAACtatactaagggcatctccaatgcggcACTCAAATCTCTCGCATCCGTCCAAACCGAGCGATCTAGACCCCACAAGCCATCCAATGGTATCCCGCATCCGTCCGTGGACCACTTCGAACTTCTGCTTTCCTGCAAATCGAAACCAAACTAGAGGgactttgcgggagtccggacaccaACCACGTAGAACTCTAACACCTCCAGCCCACCCAAAACTGAGTCGGAGCCATCGCTTTTGGAGCTGGCCACATTCTATTGCGGCCACCTGAAGCAACTCATCATACGCTGGACAAGTGATGCGTAAATCTCCGAGCAAGTAAGTTGTGATATGTGTTGATCATTTGGCCGGATATGCAACTTGTTGGACGAATATGCAACTTGTTGGCCGTATGTGCTCTATCGGTCATTTGGCCGGACTCAGATATGCAACCTGTTGATAATGTTTTACTTTGTAGCATTATCGTGCATGCAATTTGTTCTTGAAAGTTGTAGAAGAAGAACTTTGTCTTCATGCATTCTTGGTTGAAGTTGAATGGACAACCCACGTGGAATGTATTCATTGCCAACTCCGCCAAGACCACTAACATGGGCACCAAGGAAGAAACAGGCGATCCAACCGACCCAGCAAAAGAGTCGACAATAAAGGTTAGAGGAGGGTTTCGGAGAAAGAAATGGGAGAAGGAGAAGGCCAAGCgagaaggggtggcggccaagatgACAAAGAGGTTTGAGAAAGTCTGTACCAAGAAGAAGCCATGTGCCAAGTGCTCCGACATCAAGAAGGCATGTAAGGCTGAGAGGTTAACATGTTGATGGTGGCGATCGAGAAGAAGCTCAAGCTTTTAGAGAAGAATGCCATACTTGAAgagaagaaggttgagattgcagcCGCTTCAGAGGAGATGAAGATGTTGACCTTAAAGATGGAGGATTTTGATGACGATGCAAGGATGGTCGTGCAAGCCGGCCGTCATATGACGTTGAAGCGCATGAAGGATCAACTGCAGTGGGGAAAAAGAGGTGGCCGAGAAGGTGGCGGCAGCAGGGTGAGTGTGGAGGCTCCGATTGGTGGTCTAGTAGGACAGAATTTTTTTTTTGCATGTGCTGTCAAACTAGTATTTTTCTGCGATCAGGCATATGAAAATTATGCAAACTTGTCTCCTTTTGATTGTGATCGGATGCTCTGTGATTGGATTGAATTCTAAATTGACCGGACCTATTTTGAATGGCCAACTTCTACATCACGGTCCACGGAATGGTCCTTATTGATCCGCACAGTATACGTGTTTGACTTGGTGCCGGCGTTGGAGATGCACTAACCTCATGTTGGTTGGAGGGTATGGGTTTATGATGGGGTAGGTATGTCGAGGTAACAAAAATAACACGACTGAGACGACCAATTCAGttgctaagggcatgtacaatggtgctattttAGGAGTGACATGTAGAATAAataatgaggtggaggagagagaactcataaaaaAAAACTTGTCttatcttatttaagagaagacaagaaaTGATCTTTTAGAACAATATGTCTCATCATATTTTTAgaaataactagttattgaagataaagtTAAAATATAATCCATTGTAGACATTCTTTATTGTCATCTATAAGTTAAATGTAAAACTTAAGATAAAACTattttatcaaccattgtacacgCCCTAACAAACATTCCGGGTAGCGCACGTAAGGCATGTAGGTTGGCCATCCTACTTGTAACTGCCGGCTGGTGCGACTAATTAATCAACATTATCTTGGATGTGACTGATTGAAATCAACTTTATCCTTCCCCGCAAAAAAGAAAGGAATCAACTTTATCCTTGACGCGACTCATTCAAAGCATCATGATTGGAACACATGAACTTCTTTTAATCAACATGAACAGAAATCAAATTTAGCCTAACCTTGGCCATTTGGCACCTGCGTGCTAACTAGAGGCAAAGGGGATCGATCAACTAGGAGGTCGTACATATACGTAGGCACTCTTGGACTTGGGATTCTATTTGTAATTACATCACGCCGATCGATGGTCACATTGCTGGCTGCGCTCATTCCAGACCACCGTCGTCGGAGCCCACGGCCCCCGCGCGCCTTGCCACCGGCCACACAATAAAACCGAGCCGGTGGCCTTGCTGCGCGCGGCCGCACCACTCAACGACGATTGCTGCTAGAACTAAACTAACATACAGTTCGTGTCCACTAGGCGACTAGCTCGCCGGCACCGGGCCAGCTACTCCTACTCGAGGCGCAGCATGCGCCTGAGGTCGCGCGTGGCGGCGTCGTTGACGGCGGCCGCGGGCTTGTGGAGCGGGAACTGCGGCAGCGGCAGCGAGCTCGGCTCGGGGGACGCGGCGGAGAAGGCCGGGCCGGCGTACACTTCCGCGGCAGGGCGCCTCGCCGGAGCGGCCGCAGACGTCACCTTCCCgtacgaagaagaagaagaagaagaggaaggccgcccatGGTTTCTCCGGCCGGTTGTCGAGGCCGATGGAGGAGGAGACTTCCTGGTGGTGCCGGGGTTGCTGGGCCTCCGGTGCGCTGCGCGGATCCTCTGCGGCTGCGGCTGCAGGATGTTGTGCGGGCGGAGGACCTCAGTGGCCATATGAGCGGAGATGGGCGATCGAGAGAGGGAGAAAGGGGGAGTGGAAGATTGAGAACGCAGTTGATTGCGGTGTGGGAATGGAATGGGGATGAGAGGGGATGTTATATGGGGGAAGAGGGGAGAACGGATGATGAAGTGAAGACGCGTCGTTGGCCGACGCGGTTGGTGTTGCGGAGGTGGACTTGGACGACTTCCTCCCAATTTCTTCGGTCCTCGCCCGGTTGGTTGATCTGCGCTTCCGTTGCATGTTCGCGCCGGTTTCGCAGGGTCGCTTTCTTGTTCCTTTTACGTgtcccatgtactccctccgtctcgtgACATAAAATGTTTCTTAATCAAACATTCTCTGTCCTATAACATAAGACGAGGGTGTATTCCTTTTCTCATAACTAGCAAAAGGGCCTGTGTGTTGCAACCGGAGAAAAAAAGATCATAATCTCGAATGGCGATGACCACATTTTGTTCACATCTCACGCATGATTTTGAAAATTGTTCAGAAATGCAAGAAAATGTTTCCTTTTTAAAATTTATTCACAAATTGAAACAATGTTCACATTTTTGAAGAAGTATCGTGCTTGTAAAAAAACTTGGTAATTCAAAGAATTATTCTGAATTTCAAGAAACATTTTTAAAAAACATACTATAATATTCTGATCCACCCTGGCAGCCAATTCTTCAACATTCACATGGGTATATAATCACAAAGACTCAGAAGCATTACTATTTAACTACATACCTTCGATCATTCGTGATTTGTTTTTACAAAATTGGAACATTTTCAAAAATCACAAACgttttttaaaaattgtgaacattttattATATTGCAAATGGGTTTTAAGCATTTTCTTTTGAACCGGCGAACAATTCTAGAATagacaaacattttttttgaagTTGGTAGACATTTCTGAAAGTCTATAtatttttaaatgcatgaacattttctgaatcagTAAACATTTTATGAATCAATAAACTCTTTTGTAATTCACGAACTGTTTTTAAAATTttaggaatttttttagaatacatgaatatttttgaattagcAAAGATTTTGTTCAGTTTCATTAATAATTTTTCATGCACGGACTGTTTTCAAAATTATAGACGTTTTTATTTTACGAGCATTTTTTTGAATATCAAATCCCGagcattttttaaattcacaaacatattttttgaacattttatttcaaaattcttagtttttaaaattttaaaagttTTTTTGAAGTACCAAATTATTTAAAGCAGAAAAAAggaatataaaaataaaaataaaaaatgaaactaaaaaaCCGGCCAAGCACATGGGCTGGCCCAAACAGGCGTCTCTGTGTCTTCTCCAGCGTGTAGAGCGCAGTATAGGAGGTTCCTATGCTTGGGCCGGCCCAGGCAAAGGATTCCGTGCCAAACATTTTTTGTCACTCATAGATCGCATTGGTACCCCTAAAAAAAGCTTATAGATCGCATTGGTGTataatattttgcaactttgggAGCAATTTTAATGACGTACCGCCAGAAGCAGtagcccatttattattaggtagagatttcgcctctccgatgagtttATTGAGAGGCGTATGCACGTAACGGTTATACATAAGGATCAAAGGGATGAATAGGTAGAATAGTTGGGTGCGATATACACGTATATGAACGTATGTGAGTGtcatgcacacgttcagctcggtgacgtccctcgaactctagatccagctgaggccgagggagagtttcgtcagcacaacggcgtggtgacggtgatgatgaagttaccggcgtagggcttcgcctaagcactacgacgatatgaccgaggtga comes from Triticum aestivum cultivar Chinese Spring chromosome 5B, IWGSC CS RefSeq v2.1, whole genome shotgun sequence and encodes:
- the LOC123116388 gene encoding uncharacterized protein, with the translated sequence MATEVLRPHNILQPQPQRIRAAHRRPSNPGTTRKSPPPSASTTGRRNHGRPSSSSSSSSYGKVTSAAAPARRPAAEVYAGPAFSAASPEPSSLPLPQFPLHKPAAAVNDAATRDLRRMLRLE